In Ostrea edulis chromosome 4, xbOstEdul1.1, whole genome shotgun sequence, a single window of DNA contains:
- the LOC125670802 gene encoding uncharacterized protein LOC125670802 isoform X2: MKMKKMKRTAELDSISDQNSHISNSNDVDMKSLKPKKRKKSKDTKSQVPTGDSVESGSEQLVSSGDTAQKSKSRKIKDKASVVNQNMNCESENQTLSGETKGKPSKKKRKGEVRKDGPDTETVEGLESISSDVSQKLDRDVSSTETRSKEKKRRSVVTDERQSGDEATEMESREIVMEEKMDITETNNLKTKKSKKKRKSMDAAEDEAQDVTGGAKEPSSCEEKRKKKKKHRLQHVEEGTDGENNETLSSEKAESNEMEEEKKSHKKKKEKKKKSNSVQDTPEPELVKADKQASEYLHQWASNKESWKFQKVRQVWLLKNMYSEDKVTNDDFTILLRYLDGMKGRSREVTAEQAEKIIEEDEDKEGDEADQMKINRARQIVQLLT, from the exons atgaaaatgaaaaagatgAAAAGAACAGCAGAACTTGATTcaatttctgatcaaaactCGCACATCAGTAACTCTAATGATGTTGATATGAAATCATTGAAGCCCAAAAAGAGGAAGAAGAGCAAAGACACAAAATCACAAGTTCCGACAGGAGATTCTGTAGAAAGTGGGAGTGAACAGTTAGTTTCAAGTGGTGATACAGCCCAGAAATCAAAgagtagaaaaataaaagataaggcaTCTGTTgtaaatcaaaacatgaattgtGAAAGTGAAAATCAGACGTTATCTGGTGAAACAAAAGGAAAACCGTCCAAAAAGAAAAGGAAAGGAGAAGTCAGAAAGGATGGGCCAGACACAGAGACTGTAGAAGGTTTGGAAAGTATATCATCTGACGTGTCACAAAAACTAGACCGAGATGTTTCCAGTACAGAGACCAGGAGTAAAGAGAAGAAACGAAGATCGGTGGTTACTGATGAGAGACAGAGTGGAGATGAAGCAACAGAAATGGAGTCCAGAGAAATTGTTATGGAGGAAAAGATGGACATTACTGAAACAAATAATCTGAAGACAAAGAAAagcaaaaagaaaagaaaatcaatgGATGCTGCAGAGGATGAAGCACAGGATGTTACTGGGGGAGCTAAGGAACCCAGCTCATGTgaggaaaaaagaaagaaaaagaaaaaacacagACTTCAACATGTGGAGGAAGGGACAGatggtgaaaataatgaaactcTGTCAAGTGAAAAAGCGGAGAGCAATGAGATGGAGGAGGAGAAGAAGAGTCACAAAAAGAAGAaggaaaagaagaagaaaagtaaCAGTGTTCAGGATACCCCAGAACCGGAGCTCGTTAAGGCGGACAAGCAGGCATCAGAATACCTACATCAGTGGGCATCCAACAAGGAAAGCTGGAAATTCCAAAAGGTCAGACAAGTCTGGCTGCTGAAGAATATGTACAGTGAAGATAAG GTGACCAATGATGACTTTACCATACTGTTGCGGTACCTAGATGGGATGAAAGGAAGGTCAAGAGAGGTCACAGCGGAACAAGCAGAAAAAATCATAGAAGAAGATGAAGATAAAGAAGGTGATG
- the LOC125670802 gene encoding uncharacterized protein LOC125670802 isoform X3, translating into MKMKKMKRTAELDSISDQNSHISNSNDVDMKSLKPKKRKKSKDTKSQVPTGDSVESGSEQLVSSGDTAQKSKSRKIKDKASVVNQNMNCESENQTLSGETKGKPSKKKRKGEVRKDGPDTETVEGLESISSDVSQKLDRDVSSTETRSKEKKRRSVVTDERQSGDEATEMESREIVMEEKMDITETNNLKTKKSKKKRKSMDAAEDEAQDVTGGAKEPSSCEEKRKKKKKHRLQHVEEGTDGENNETLSSEKAESNEMEEEKKSHKKKKEKKKKSNSVQDTPEPELVKADKQASEYLHQWASNKESWKFQKVRQVWLLKNMYSEDKVTNDDFTILLRYLDGMKGRSREVTAEQAEKIIEEDEDKEEADQMKINRARQIVQLLT; encoded by the exons atgaaaatgaaaaagatgAAAAGAACAGCAGAACTTGATTcaatttctgatcaaaactCGCACATCAGTAACTCTAATGATGTTGATATGAAATCATTGAAGCCCAAAAAGAGGAAGAAGAGCAAAGACACAAAATCACAAGTTCCGACAGGAGATTCTGTAGAAAGTGGGAGTGAACAGTTAGTTTCAAGTGGTGATACAGCCCAGAAATCAAAgagtagaaaaataaaagataaggcaTCTGTTgtaaatcaaaacatgaattgtGAAAGTGAAAATCAGACGTTATCTGGTGAAACAAAAGGAAAACCGTCCAAAAAGAAAAGGAAAGGAGAAGTCAGAAAGGATGGGCCAGACACAGAGACTGTAGAAGGTTTGGAAAGTATATCATCTGACGTGTCACAAAAACTAGACCGAGATGTTTCCAGTACAGAGACCAGGAGTAAAGAGAAGAAACGAAGATCGGTGGTTACTGATGAGAGACAGAGTGGAGATGAAGCAACAGAAATGGAGTCCAGAGAAATTGTTATGGAGGAAAAGATGGACATTACTGAAACAAATAATCTGAAGACAAAGAAAagcaaaaagaaaagaaaatcaatgGATGCTGCAGAGGATGAAGCACAGGATGTTACTGGGGGAGCTAAGGAACCCAGCTCATGTgaggaaaaaagaaagaaaaagaaaaaacacagACTTCAACATGTGGAGGAAGGGACAGatggtgaaaataatgaaactcTGTCAAGTGAAAAAGCGGAGAGCAATGAGATGGAGGAGGAGAAGAAGAGTCACAAAAAGAAGAaggaaaagaagaagaaaagtaaCAGTGTTCAGGATACCCCAGAACCGGAGCTCGTTAAGGCGGACAAGCAGGCATCAGAATACCTACATCAGTGGGCATCCAACAAGGAAAGCTGGAAATTCCAAAAGGTCAGACAAGTCTGGCTGCTGAAGAATATGTACAGTGAAGATAAG GTGACCAATGATGACTTTACCATACTGTTGCGGTACCTAGATGGGATGAAAGGAAGGTCAAGAGAGGTCACAGCGGAACAAGCAGAAAAAATCATAGAAGAAGATGAAGATAAAGAAG
- the LOC125670802 gene encoding uncharacterized protein LOC125670802 isoform X1, giving the protein MKMKKMKRTAELDSISDQNSHISNSNDVDMKSLKPKKRKKSKDTKSQVPTGDSVESGSEQLVSSGDTAQKSKSRKIKDKASVVNQNMNCESENQTLSGETKGKPSKKKRKGEVRKDGPDTETVEGLESISSDVSQKLDRDVSSTETRSKEKKRRSVVTDERQSGDEATEMESREIVMEEKMDITETNNLKTKKSKKKRKSMDAAEDEAQDVTGGAKEPSSCEEKRKKKKKHRLQHVEEGTDGENNETLSSEKAESNEMEEEKKSHKKKKEKKKKSNSVQDTPEPELVKADKQASEYLHQWASNKESWKFQKVRQVWLLKNMYSEDKVRLATRIYSEDKVRLARIIYSEDKVRLARIIYSEDKVRLARIIYSEDKVRFARIIYSEDKVRLARFIYNF; this is encoded by the coding sequence atgaaaatgaaaaagatgAAAAGAACAGCAGAACTTGATTcaatttctgatcaaaactCGCACATCAGTAACTCTAATGATGTTGATATGAAATCATTGAAGCCCAAAAAGAGGAAGAAGAGCAAAGACACAAAATCACAAGTTCCGACAGGAGATTCTGTAGAAAGTGGGAGTGAACAGTTAGTTTCAAGTGGTGATACAGCCCAGAAATCAAAgagtagaaaaataaaagataaggcaTCTGTTgtaaatcaaaacatgaattgtGAAAGTGAAAATCAGACGTTATCTGGTGAAACAAAAGGAAAACCGTCCAAAAAGAAAAGGAAAGGAGAAGTCAGAAAGGATGGGCCAGACACAGAGACTGTAGAAGGTTTGGAAAGTATATCATCTGACGTGTCACAAAAACTAGACCGAGATGTTTCCAGTACAGAGACCAGGAGTAAAGAGAAGAAACGAAGATCGGTGGTTACTGATGAGAGACAGAGTGGAGATGAAGCAACAGAAATGGAGTCCAGAGAAATTGTTATGGAGGAAAAGATGGACATTACTGAAACAAATAATCTGAAGACAAAGAAAagcaaaaagaaaagaaaatcaatgGATGCTGCAGAGGATGAAGCACAGGATGTTACTGGGGGAGCTAAGGAACCCAGCTCATGTgaggaaaaaagaaagaaaaagaaaaaacacagACTTCAACATGTGGAGGAAGGGACAGatggtgaaaataatgaaactcTGTCAAGTGAAAAAGCGGAGAGCAATGAGATGGAGGAGGAGAAGAAGAGTCACAAAAAGAAGAaggaaaagaagaagaaaagtaaCAGTGTTCAGGATACCCCAGAACCGGAGCTCGTTAAGGCGGACAAGCAGGCATCAGAATACCTACATCAGTGGGCATCCAACAAGGAAAGCTGGAAATTCCAAAAGGTCAGACAAGTCTGGCTGCTGAAGAATATGTACAGTGAAGATAAGGTAAGACTTGCTACTAGGATTTACAGTGAAGATAAGGTAAGACTTGCTAGGATTATTTACAGTGAAGATAAGGTAAGACTTGCTAGGATTATTTACAGTGAAGATAAGGTAAGACTTGCTAGGATTATTTACAGTGAAGATAAGGTAAGATTTGCTAGGATTATTTACAGTGAAGATAAGGTAAGACTTGCTaggtttatttacaatttttga